A single Vanacampus margaritifer isolate UIUO_Vmar chromosome 14, RoL_Vmar_1.0, whole genome shotgun sequence DNA region contains:
- the st8sia5 gene encoding alpha-2,8-sialyltransferase 8E isoform X11 has protein sequence MLRRRIGYTDPSSGKDILGNRSLCFIFICAFGLVTLLQQILYGKNYIKRYLGNYDRPFEYNSTTCKELRQEIMDVKVLTMVKTSDLFERWRNLQVCKWEQSKEETSNFKMSLSRCCNAPSFLFTTKRNTPAGTKLRYEVDTSGILPITTEVFKMFPDDMPYSKSQYKKCAVIGNGGIIKNSNCGKDIDSADFVFRCNIPPISEKYSADVGTKTDLVTINPSIITERFQKLEKWRRPFYDVLLNYENSSVVLPAFYNTRNTDVSFRVKYMLDDFDSQRGVFFFHPQYLLNVQRFWAVQGVRAKRLSSGLMLVTAALEMCEEVHLYGFWAFPMNPSGIFITHHYYDNVKPRPGFHAMPHEIFNFIHMHARGIVRVHTGPCT, from the exons ATGCTGCGCCGCAGGATCGGCTACACCGACCCGTCGTCGGGGAAAGACATCCTCGGCAATCGGTCCCTTTGTTTCATCTTTATTTGCGCCTTCGGACTGGTGACTTTGTTACAGCAGATTCTCTATGGGAAGAACTACATTAAGAG GTATTTGGGAAACTATGACAGGCCCTTTGAGTACAACTCGACAACATGCAAAGAGCTCAGACAGGAGATTATGGACGTCAAAGTCCTGACAAT GGTCAAAACCTCTGATCTGTTTGAGAGATGGCGCAACCTGCAGGTGTGTAAGTGGGAGCAGAGCAAGGAGGAGACCAGCAACTTCAA GATGTCGCTGTCTCGCTGCTGCAACGCTCCCTCCTTCCTGTTCACCACCAAAAGGAACACCCCCGCCGGGACCAAGCTGAGATACGAGGTGGACACCAGCGGCATCCTACCCATCACCACCGAAGTCTTCAAGATGTTCCCAGAC GATATGCCGTACTCCAAATCTCAGTACAAGAAATGCGCCGTGATCGGAAATGGCGGCATCATCAAGAACAGCAACTGCGGAAAGGACATCGACTCGGCAGACTTTGTGTTCAG ATGCAACATACCGCCCATCAGTGAGAAATACTCCGCAGATGTCGGCACAAAAACCGATCTGGTAACCATAAATCCCAGCATTATCACCGAAAG GTTCCAGAAGTTGGAGAAATGGAGGCGTCCTTTCTACGACGTCCTGCTGAATTACGAGAACTCTTCGGTGGTCCTCCCGGCGTTCTACAACACGCGCAACACGGACGTTTCTTTCCGGGTCAAGTACATGCTGGACGACTTTGACTCGCAGCGCGGCGTCTTCTTCTTCCACCCGCAGTACCTGCTCAACGTGCAGCGCTTCTGGGCGGTGCAGGGCGTGAGGGCCAAGCGCCTCAGCAGCGGCCTGATGTTGGTTACCGCCGCCCTGGAGATGTGCGAGGAGGTGCACCTTTACGGCTTCTGGGCCTTCCCCATGAACCCGTCGGGCATCTTCATCACGCACCACTACTACGACAACGTCAAGCCGCGGCCGGGCTTCCACGCCATGCCGCACGAGATCTTCAACTTCATCCACATGCACGCCCGCGGTATCGTGCGCGTGCACACGGGGCCGTGCACGTGA
- the st8sia5 gene encoding alpha-2,8-sialyltransferase 8E isoform X5, with translation MLRRRIGYTDPSSGKDILGNRSLCFIFICAFGLVTLLQQILYGKNYIKSAQQFSRLKGDETGNWSGPVNFSDDGSLKPARNGRKRCFRQHFQPDSQTSVIVTPCLADIKKKNKRSHRYLGNYDRPFEYNSTTCKELRQEIMDVKVLTMVKTSDLFERWRNLQVCKWEQSKEETSNFKMSLSRCCNAPSFLFTTKRNTPAGTKLRYEVDTSGILPITTEVFKMFPDDMPYSKSQYKKCAVIGNGGIIKNSNCGKDIDSADFVFRCNIPPISEKYSADVGTKTDLVTINPSIITERFQKLEKWRRPFYDVLLNYENSSVVLPAFYNTRNTDVSFRVKYMLDDFDSQRGVFFFHPQYLLNVQRFWAVQGVRAKRLSSGLMLVTAALEMCEEVHLYGFWAFPMNPSGIFITHHYYDNVKPRPGFHAMPHEIFNFIHMHARGIVRVHTGPCT, from the exons ATGCTGCGCCGCAGGATCGGCTACACCGACCCGTCGTCGGGGAAAGACATCCTCGGCAATCGGTCCCTTTGTTTCATCTTTATTTGCGCCTTCGGACTGGTGACTTTGTTACAGCAGATTCTCTATGGGAAGAACTACATTAAGAG TGCGCAACAGTTTAGCCGACTCAAAGGGGACGAGACAGGAAATTGGAGCGGTCCCGTTAATTTCTCGGATGACGGATCTCTGAAGCCGGCCAGAAATGGAAGGAAAAG ATGTTTCCGTCAGCATTTTCAGCCAGATTCACAGACCTCCGTAATAGTCACACCCTGCCTAGCCGAtattaagaagaaaaacaaacgcTCTCACAG GTATTTGGGAAACTATGACAGGCCCTTTGAGTACAACTCGACAACATGCAAAGAGCTCAGACAGGAGATTATGGACGTCAAAGTCCTGACAAT GGTCAAAACCTCTGATCTGTTTGAGAGATGGCGCAACCTGCAGGTGTGTAAGTGGGAGCAGAGCAAGGAGGAGACCAGCAACTTCAA GATGTCGCTGTCTCGCTGCTGCAACGCTCCCTCCTTCCTGTTCACCACCAAAAGGAACACCCCCGCCGGGACCAAGCTGAGATACGAGGTGGACACCAGCGGCATCCTACCCATCACCACCGAAGTCTTCAAGATGTTCCCAGAC GATATGCCGTACTCCAAATCTCAGTACAAGAAATGCGCCGTGATCGGAAATGGCGGCATCATCAAGAACAGCAACTGCGGAAAGGACATCGACTCGGCAGACTTTGTGTTCAG ATGCAACATACCGCCCATCAGTGAGAAATACTCCGCAGATGTCGGCACAAAAACCGATCTGGTAACCATAAATCCCAGCATTATCACCGAAAG GTTCCAGAAGTTGGAGAAATGGAGGCGTCCTTTCTACGACGTCCTGCTGAATTACGAGAACTCTTCGGTGGTCCTCCCGGCGTTCTACAACACGCGCAACACGGACGTTTCTTTCCGGGTCAAGTACATGCTGGACGACTTTGACTCGCAGCGCGGCGTCTTCTTCTTCCACCCGCAGTACCTGCTCAACGTGCAGCGCTTCTGGGCGGTGCAGGGCGTGAGGGCCAAGCGCCTCAGCAGCGGCCTGATGTTGGTTACCGCCGCCCTGGAGATGTGCGAGGAGGTGCACCTTTACGGCTTCTGGGCCTTCCCCATGAACCCGTCGGGCATCTTCATCACGCACCACTACTACGACAACGTCAAGCCGCGGCCGGGCTTCCACGCCATGCCGCACGAGATCTTCAACTTCATCCACATGCACGCCCGCGGTATCGTGCGCGTGCACACGGGGCCGTGCACGTGA
- the st8sia5 gene encoding alpha-2,8-sialyltransferase 8E isoform X9, producing the protein MLRRRIGYTDPSSGKDILGNRSLCFIFICAFGLVTLLQQILYGKNYIKSAQQFSRLKGDETGNWSGPVNFSDDGSLKPARNGRKRYLGNYDRPFEYNSTTCKELRQEIMDVKVLTMVKTSDLFERWRNLQVCKWEQSKEETSNFKMSLSRCCNAPSFLFTTKRNTPAGTKLRYEVDTSGILPITTEVFKMFPDDMPYSKSQYKKCAVIGNGGIIKNSNCGKDIDSADFVFRCNIPPISEKYSADVGTKTDLVTINPSIITERFQKLEKWRRPFYDVLLNYENSSVVLPAFYNTRNTDVSFRVKYMLDDFDSQRGVFFFHPQYLLNVQRFWAVQGVRAKRLSSGLMLVTAALEMCEEVHLYGFWAFPMNPSGIFITHHYYDNVKPRPGFHAMPHEIFNFIHMHARGIVRVHTGPCT; encoded by the exons ATGCTGCGCCGCAGGATCGGCTACACCGACCCGTCGTCGGGGAAAGACATCCTCGGCAATCGGTCCCTTTGTTTCATCTTTATTTGCGCCTTCGGACTGGTGACTTTGTTACAGCAGATTCTCTATGGGAAGAACTACATTAAGAG TGCGCAACAGTTTAGCCGACTCAAAGGGGACGAGACAGGAAATTGGAGCGGTCCCGTTAATTTCTCGGATGACGGATCTCTGAAGCCGGCCAGAAATGGAAGGAAAAG GTATTTGGGAAACTATGACAGGCCCTTTGAGTACAACTCGACAACATGCAAAGAGCTCAGACAGGAGATTATGGACGTCAAAGTCCTGACAAT GGTCAAAACCTCTGATCTGTTTGAGAGATGGCGCAACCTGCAGGTGTGTAAGTGGGAGCAGAGCAAGGAGGAGACCAGCAACTTCAA GATGTCGCTGTCTCGCTGCTGCAACGCTCCCTCCTTCCTGTTCACCACCAAAAGGAACACCCCCGCCGGGACCAAGCTGAGATACGAGGTGGACACCAGCGGCATCCTACCCATCACCACCGAAGTCTTCAAGATGTTCCCAGAC GATATGCCGTACTCCAAATCTCAGTACAAGAAATGCGCCGTGATCGGAAATGGCGGCATCATCAAGAACAGCAACTGCGGAAAGGACATCGACTCGGCAGACTTTGTGTTCAG ATGCAACATACCGCCCATCAGTGAGAAATACTCCGCAGATGTCGGCACAAAAACCGATCTGGTAACCATAAATCCCAGCATTATCACCGAAAG GTTCCAGAAGTTGGAGAAATGGAGGCGTCCTTTCTACGACGTCCTGCTGAATTACGAGAACTCTTCGGTGGTCCTCCCGGCGTTCTACAACACGCGCAACACGGACGTTTCTTTCCGGGTCAAGTACATGCTGGACGACTTTGACTCGCAGCGCGGCGTCTTCTTCTTCCACCCGCAGTACCTGCTCAACGTGCAGCGCTTCTGGGCGGTGCAGGGCGTGAGGGCCAAGCGCCTCAGCAGCGGCCTGATGTTGGTTACCGCCGCCCTGGAGATGTGCGAGGAGGTGCACCTTTACGGCTTCTGGGCCTTCCCCATGAACCCGTCGGGCATCTTCATCACGCACCACTACTACGACAACGTCAAGCCGCGGCCGGGCTTCCACGCCATGCCGCACGAGATCTTCAACTTCATCCACATGCACGCCCGCGGTATCGTGCGCGTGCACACGGGGCCGTGCACGTGA